In Gammaproteobacteria bacterium (ex Lamellibrachia satsuma), a single genomic region encodes these proteins:
- a CDS encoding Crp/Fnr family transcriptional regulator encodes MVKNVTFKEAWDGIADCKVCALRESVLFSGLDEENFEQIHDPIDQYTLPVGSTLYRAGDVGDRMYTIRSGVLKLVQYLPDGSQRIVRLIRATDVTGLECLLGENYKHDAVVLQPTEACSLPVKVVENLSKENPKLHRELLNRWQRALNEADAWLTELSTGSAKQRVARLLLRLVSDAETSECLLFAREDMGAMLGITTETASRTIAEFKRQSLLVETSSNHFLLDIPNLQRIAED; translated from the coding sequence ATGGTAAAAAATGTCACATTCAAAGAAGCCTGGGATGGTATTGCAGACTGCAAAGTCTGTGCGCTCAGAGAATCGGTGCTTTTTTCAGGGCTGGACGAAGAAAATTTTGAACAGATACACGACCCTATCGATCAATACACGCTTCCGGTAGGATCCACGCTCTATCGCGCCGGCGACGTCGGTGACCGCATGTACACTATCCGGTCGGGAGTACTCAAACTGGTACAGTACCTGCCGGACGGTAGCCAACGCATCGTGCGTCTGATCCGTGCCACGGATGTCACCGGGCTGGAGTGCCTGCTCGGAGAAAACTACAAGCACGATGCGGTCGTCCTGCAACCGACTGAGGCTTGCAGCCTGCCGGTCAAGGTCGTGGAAAATCTGAGCAAAGAGAACCCGAAACTTCACCGGGAATTACTCAACCGCTGGCAACGGGCGCTCAACGAAGCCGACGCCTGGCTCACAGAACTCTCAACCGGCTCCGCAAAACAGCGTGTGGCAAGATTGCTGCTGCGCCTGGTCAGTGATGCTGAAACCAGCGAATGCCTACTCTTTGCCCGTGAAGACATGGGCGCGATGCTGGGCATTACCACCGAAACCGCCAGCCGAACCATTGCGGAATTCAAACGGCAGAGTCTGTTGGTAGAGACCAGCAGCAACCATTTCCTGCTCGACATCCCCAATCTGCAGCGTATCGCTGAAGATTGA
- a CDS encoding nitrogen fixation protein, with protein sequence MKIGITSQNFRTITGHAGKNRRFLVFEQDDSGQIIEGERLDLPKEMSMHEFRGSQHPVFEMDVLITGGCGEGFIRRMASQGVRVVATSEADPQTAAAKVVAGEALPPAEPHDHDHNHDHHHNSVMPG encoded by the coding sequence ATGAAAATCGGTATCACCAGCCAGAATTTCCGGACCATCACCGGGCACGCGGGAAAAAACCGCCGTTTTCTGGTGTTCGAACAGGATGATAGTGGTCAGATAATCGAAGGCGAGCGGCTGGATCTCCCAAAGGAGATGAGCATGCATGAGTTCCGCGGTAGCCAGCATCCCGTTTTTGAAATGGACGTGCTGATTACCGGTGGCTGTGGAGAGGGTTTCATTCGCCGCATGGCATCTCAGGGTGTCCGGGTTGTCGCCACCAGCGAGGCCGATCCACAAACTGCAGCCGCCAAGGTTGTTGCCGGGGAGGCATTGCCGCCCGCTGAACCACACGACCATGACCATAACCACGATCATCATCACAATTCGGTAATGCCCGGCTAA
- a CDS encoding heme-binding protein produces MWKPAKDLLLATVGLTLSQAVPADEEPALLVSTQRLTLEVATSIAQGAVAACREQGIQIAATVVDREGTVQVVLRDTIAAPITVPISRQKAFTAVNFNAATSQLSDRADTPIGRIDGLVMSAGGLAIQVGGQLVGGIGVSGAPSGKTDEACAQAGIDKVIDDLEMSM; encoded by the coding sequence ATGTGGAAACCAGCAAAAGACCTGTTATTGGCAACGGTAGGCCTGACCCTGTCCCAGGCCGTACCGGCTGATGAAGAACCCGCACTTCTGGTGTCGACGCAACGCCTCACCCTGGAGGTGGCAACATCCATAGCCCAAGGTGCAGTTGCGGCCTGCCGCGAACAGGGTATCCAGATTGCCGCCACCGTGGTGGATCGTGAGGGAACGGTACAGGTCGTGCTCAGAGATACCATTGCCGCTCCCATCACCGTGCCGATCAGCCGGCAAAAGGCTTTTACCGCCGTTAACTTCAATGCGGCAACCTCTCAACTCAGCGATCGGGCCGATACGCCGATTGGCCGCATCGACGGGCTGGTGATGTCCGCTGGCGGTCTGGCAATCCAGGTGGGTGGTCAGTTGGTGGGTGGTATCGGCGTCAGCGGGGCACCTTCGGGTAAGACCGATGAGGCATGCGCCCAAGCGGGGATCGACAAGGTCATTGATGACCTGGAGATGTCGATGTAG
- the ispG gene encoding flavodoxin-dependent (E)-4-hydroxy-3-methylbut-2-enyl-diphosphate synthase, whose protein sequence is MTSSCISRHQTVGVPVGRILIGGDAPVVVQSMTNTDTTDVDATVRQVAELARAGSELVRITVNNEAAAKAVPSIREALDKQGLNVPLIGDFHFNGHRLLADFPECAQALGKYRINPGNVGSGEKRDSQYATMIETACRYDKPVRIGVNWGSLDKTLVASMMDENARAADPLDADEVTHEIMIKSALDSALRAEALGLGRDHIVLSCKMSGVQDLIAVYRKLAARSDYALHLGLTEAGMGSKGIVASTAALAVLLQEGIGDTIRISLTPEPGGARTQEVVVAQELLQSMGLRAFAPMVVACPGCGRTTSTLFQQLAKDVQSHLRAQMPVWRRQYPGAQEMSVAVMGCVVNGPGESKQANIGISLPGTGESPSAPVFVDGEKVATLKGDDIAAQFMGIVDGYVRDRYGRNPQGE, encoded by the coding sequence ATGACATCTTCTTGTATAAGCAGACACCAGACGGTTGGCGTGCCGGTTGGCCGGATTCTCATTGGCGGTGATGCGCCAGTGGTGGTGCAGTCGATGACCAATACCGATACGACGGATGTTGACGCCACCGTAAGACAGGTGGCGGAACTGGCGCGGGCCGGGTCCGAGCTGGTGCGCATTACGGTCAATAATGAGGCAGCCGCCAAAGCGGTGCCGTCAATACGCGAGGCGCTGGACAAGCAGGGGTTGAATGTCCCGCTGATCGGGGATTTTCACTTCAACGGCCACCGCCTGCTGGCGGATTTTCCCGAATGCGCCCAGGCTTTGGGGAAATATCGCATCAATCCTGGGAATGTGGGTAGCGGAGAGAAGCGTGACAGCCAGTACGCCACCATGATCGAGACCGCCTGTCGATATGACAAGCCGGTACGTATAGGGGTCAACTGGGGCAGTCTGGACAAGACTCTGGTGGCGAGCATGATGGATGAGAATGCCCGTGCGGCCGATCCGCTGGATGCGGATGAGGTGACCCATGAGATCATGATCAAGTCGGCGTTGGACAGTGCTCTCCGGGCGGAAGCGTTGGGTCTCGGCAGAGATCATATCGTGCTCTCCTGCAAGATGAGTGGTGTGCAGGATCTGATCGCGGTCTACCGGAAACTGGCCGCCCGCAGTGACTATGCCCTGCACCTCGGGTTGACAGAAGCGGGGATGGGTTCCAAAGGGATCGTTGCCTCCACGGCTGCATTGGCGGTGCTGCTGCAGGAGGGGATTGGTGACACTATCCGCATCTCATTGACGCCGGAGCCCGGTGGCGCACGCACCCAGGAGGTGGTGGTTGCCCAGGAACTCCTGCAGTCGATGGGACTAAGGGCCTTTGCACCGATGGTAGTGGCCTGCCCCGGTTGTGGGCGCACCACCAGTACCCTGTTCCAGCAATTGGCCAAGGACGTGCAGAGCCACTTACGGGCGCAGATGCCGGTCTGGCGCCGGCAATACCCAGGTGCGCAAGAGATGTCGGTGGCGGTGATGGGATGCGTGGTCAATGGCCCCGGAGAGAGCAAGCAAGCTAATATCGGTATCAGCTTGCCGGGTACTGGAGAGAGCCCCTCGGCGCCCGTATTTGTGGATGGAGAGAAGGTGGCTACACTCAAGGGAGATGATATTGCGGCACAGTTTATGGGGATTGTGGATGGATATGTGAGGGATCGCTACGGGCGAAATCCACAGGGAGAATAG
- a CDS encoding NAD(P)/FAD-dependent oxidoreductase encodes MAHIVVVGAGTGGMPCAYELRAELGREHEVTMINEREYFQFVPSNPWLAVGWRERSHITFEIRPHLERKGINFIAKRVDKIDAEGNKLELDGGEVIEYDYLVIATGPRLAFEEVEGSGPKGHTESICTVDHAEKAYEAYQALLEDPGQVVIGAMPFASCFGPAYEFSFIVDSDLRKRKLRDKVPMTYVTSEPYVGHLGLGGVGDSKGFLESDFRAHHINWITNAKVIKIEAGLMFIEQYDDSGHKIKEIELPFKYSMMLPAFKGVDAVANVEGLCNPRGFVFVDDHQRNPTYGNIYAAGVCIAIPPVEATAVPTGAPKTGYMIESMVTAIVHNIADTLNGKEGTTLATWNAICLADMGDTGAAFVALPQIPPRNVAWFKKGKWVHMAKIAFEKYFIRKMKKGTSEPIYEKYILKMLGIGKLK; translated from the coding sequence ATGGCGCATATCGTTGTAGTAGGTGCTGGTACTGGTGGAATGCCCTGTGCTTATGAATTACGCGCCGAATTGGGGCGCGAACATGAGGTGACGATGATCAACGAACGGGAGTATTTCCAGTTCGTGCCGTCGAACCCCTGGCTGGCTGTGGGATGGCGTGAGCGGTCACATATCACCTTTGAGATTCGTCCACACCTGGAGCGCAAAGGTATCAACTTTATCGCCAAACGCGTCGATAAGATTGATGCGGAAGGCAACAAGCTCGAGTTGGATGGCGGCGAAGTCATCGAATACGACTATCTGGTAATCGCCACCGGCCCGAGACTGGCTTTTGAAGAAGTTGAGGGTTCAGGCCCCAAGGGGCATACCGAGTCGATCTGTACTGTGGATCATGCCGAAAAGGCTTACGAGGCCTATCAGGCACTACTAGAAGATCCGGGGCAGGTGGTGATCGGCGCCATGCCCTTCGCCAGTTGTTTTGGCCCCGCCTACGAATTTTCTTTCATCGTTGATTCAGACCTGCGCAAGCGCAAGCTGCGCGACAAGGTCCCCATGACCTACGTGACTTCCGAACCCTATGTTGGGCATCTCGGTCTGGGCGGCGTCGGTGACTCAAAGGGTTTTCTGGAGAGTGATTTTCGCGCCCACCATATCAACTGGATCACCAATGCAAAGGTGATCAAGATTGAAGCGGGTTTGATGTTCATCGAGCAGTACGATGATTCCGGCCATAAGATCAAAGAGATCGAGCTGCCATTCAAATACTCCATGATGCTACCTGCCTTCAAGGGTGTCGATGCGGTTGCCAATGTTGAGGGGCTTTGCAACCCTCGCGGCTTTGTCTTTGTGGATGACCACCAGCGCAACCCGACCTACGGAAATATCTATGCTGCCGGTGTCTGCATTGCCATACCGCCGGTGGAAGCGACTGCTGTGCCAACCGGTGCGCCCAAGACCGGTTACATGATCGAGTCGATGGTTACCGCAATCGTGCATAACATTGCGGATACCCTGAACGGCAAGGAAGGCACTACCCTGGCTACCTGGAATGCCATCTGTCTGGCGGATATGGGAGACACAGGTGCTGCTTTTGTCGCCCTGCCGCAGATTCCTCCGCGTAATGTCGCCTGGTTCAAGAAGGGGAAATGGGTACACATGGCCAAGATCGCCTTCGAGAAGTACTTCATCCGCAAGATGAAAAAGGGTACATCAGAGCCGATCTACGAGAAGTACATCCTCAAGATGCTGGGTATCGGCAAGCTGAAATAG
- a CDS encoding MBL fold metallo-hydrolase, which translates to MRFASLGSGSKGNALLIETGHVRVLVDCGFPAREIERRLGLLDVAADSLDAVLITHEHSDHVSGLGPVTRRYKLPAWMTAGTYRGTRCGEIPALHCIDSHAGPFTIGDLKITPYPVPHDAREPCQFVFRADGVSLGLLTDAGHITPHIVENLSDCDALQLEFNHDTEMLRAGPYPPRLQARVGGVLGHLSNRQSFELLARLDQQRLRHLVAAHLSEANNTAALVREGVMLHAPQIVERLTVATQRTPTTWLVL; encoded by the coding sequence GTGCGTTTTGCGTCGTTGGGAAGTGGCAGCAAAGGGAACGCGCTGCTGATCGAAACCGGCCATGTGCGGGTGTTGGTGGATTGCGGTTTTCCTGCCAGGGAGATCGAACGGCGACTCGGTTTGCTGGATGTGGCTGCGGACTCGCTGGATGCGGTCCTCATCACCCACGAGCACTCCGATCATGTGAGTGGTTTGGGGCCGGTTACCCGGCGTTATAAACTTCCCGCCTGGATGACTGCCGGGACCTACAGGGGCACCAGGTGCGGTGAGATACCGGCACTGCACTGTATCGATAGTCATGCCGGTCCCTTCACTATCGGCGACCTGAAAATCACCCCCTATCCTGTACCTCACGACGCCCGTGAACCCTGCCAGTTTGTTTTTCGGGCGGATGGGGTATCTCTTGGTTTGCTGACTGATGCCGGGCACATTACGCCGCATATCGTCGAAAATCTTTCCGACTGCGACGCTTTGCAGCTGGAGTTCAACCACGATACCGAAATGTTGCGCGCCGGACCCTACCCGCCCCGGTTGCAGGCGCGGGTGGGTGGCGTGCTGGGCCATCTGAGCAATCGCCAGTCCTTTGAACTTCTGGCGCGTCTTGACCAGCAGAGGCTGCGGCATCTGGTGGCTGCCCACCTCAGTGAAGCAAATAATACCGCCGCACTGGTTCGCGAGGGAGTAATGTTGCATGCGCCTCAAATCGTTGAACGGCTGACGGTGGCGACACAGCGCACTCCCACCACCTGGTTGGTTTTATGA